Proteins encoded by one window of Hyla sarda isolate aHylSar1 chromosome 13, aHylSar1.hap1, whole genome shotgun sequence:
- the LOC130297495 gene encoding UDP-glucuronosyltransferase 2A2-like — protein MAVSDKMYGVSFSTCLLLLLSCAQAGKILVVPVEGSHWINIKILMMELVQRGHELTVLRPSISLYIEETSEDFKLLTVPMSIQQTMSRKEFEDYALNWVFQQAFTKYGSSFGVAWEFIKTLQAGTQMGTVAITALFENQEILEGLKSSGFDVILADPYTVAGVMLAHYLKLPIVFFGRWMPTEDMHFAIAPSPLSYVPVINSRVTDRMVFSERVQNVLLYVLYQAASQILIYPAYNKLIQHYLNTDISVWEMYKKADIYLMKVDFVFEFPRPTMPNAVYIGGFQCKAPKPLTQDIQDFMDTSEHGVVVFSLGTIVKSLPTNIAREIAAGLAQLKEHVIWRYSGEPLDTLGNNTKTVDWLPQNDLLSHPKTKAFLAHGGENGIYEAICHGVPIVGFPLFGDQYENILRLKTKGAAVLLENPQDVTAQDIYNAVRLVIDDPSYKRAMTHLSDLHHDAPVPPRDLAVFWTEFVIRHGGAGHLRAAGHDLPWYQYYLLDVSALLLTGLLLCLYVIYRFLCAVLRICWGQKQSRKQKRS, from the coding sequence ATGGCGGTCAGTGACAAGATGTATGGGGTTTCCTTCTCCACttgtctcctgctcctcctctcctgtgcacAGGCCGGGAAGATCCTGGTGGTACCGGTAGAAGGAAGCCATTGGATTAACATCAAGATACTTATGATGGAGCTGGTTCAGAGAGGACACGAACTGACCGTCCTAAGACCTTCAATCAGTCTCTACATCGAGGAGACCTCCGAGGACTTCAAGCTGCTGACTGTGCCCATGTCCATACAGCAGACAATGAGCAGAAAAGAGTTTGAAGACTACGCCTTGAACTGGGTCTTCCAACAAGCCTTCACCAAATATGGGTCGTCCTTTGGCGTGGCATGGGAGTTCATCAAGACCCTACAGGCAGGAACACAGATGGGCACTGTGGCCATTACTGCTTTATTTGAGAATCAGGAGATTCTGGAAGGTCTGAAGAGCAGTGGTTTCGATGTGATACTTGCCGACCCCTATACTGTGGCGGGGGTGATGTTGGCACATTACTTGAAGCTTCCCATTGTATTTTTTGGAAGGTGGATGCCTACGGAAGACATGCATTTTGCTATTGCTCCATCTCCGCTCTCTTATGTGCCAGTTATAAACTCCAGAGTAACAGATAGAATGGTTTTCTCTGAGAGGGTCCAAAATGTCCTGTTATATGTCCTATACCAGGCGGCCAGCCAAATTCTGATATACCCAGCCTACAACAAACTCATTCAACACTATCTCAACACGGACATTAGTGTGTGGGAGATGTACAAGAAGGCCGACATATACCTGATGAAAGTCGACTTTGTATTTGAATTCCCACGGCCTACCATGCCCAACGCTGTGTATATTGGGGGCTTCCAATGCAAAGCCCCCAAGCCTCTCACCCAAGATATTCAAGACTTCATGGACACTTCTGAACATGGTGTTGTAGTCTTCTCCTTGGGCACCATCGTCAAGAGTCTGCCGACTAACATAGCCAGAGAGATTGCGGCAGGTTTGGCTCAGCTGAAGGAGCACGTTATCTGGCGGTATTCTGGAGAACCTCTGGACACCTTGGGAAATAACACAAAGACTGTGGACTGGCTTCCACAAAATGATCTTCTCAGTCACCCTAAGACCAAGGCCTTCCTAGCACACGGTGGGGAGAATGGCATCTATGAGGCTATTTGTCATGGTGTTCCCATAGTAGGATTCCCGCTTTTCGGTGACCAGTATGAAAACATTCTTCGCCTGAAAACCAAAGGAGCAGCTGTCCTCCTGGAGAACCCCCAAGATGTCACTGCTCAGGATATATACAATGCTGTGCGTCTGGTTATCGATGACCCTTCATACAAGAGGGCCATGACACATCTCTCTGACCTGCACCATGATGCCCCTGTCCCTCCAAGGGACTTGGCTGTGTTTTGGACAGAGTTTGTCATCCGCCATGGAGGGGCAGGACATCTGCGGGCAGCCGGCCACGACCTGCCCTGGTACCAGTATTATCTCCTGGATGTCTCTGCTCTTCTTCTTACAGGACTTCTCCTGTGTCTTTATGTCATATACAGATTCCTCTGCGCTGTGCTACGAATCTGCTGGGGGCAGAAGCAGAGTAGGAAGCAGAAGAGATCATAG